Proteins encoded together in one Dasypus novemcinctus isolate mDasNov1 chromosome 9, mDasNov1.1.hap2, whole genome shotgun sequence window:
- the PPCS gene encoding phosphopantothenate--cysteine ligase isoform X2, which yields MAEVDLVAEFPQPAGAARCAETWLSALRPSGPALSGLLCLEAEEKMLPGFAAALRSYQEAAAAGTFLAVEFTTLADYLHLLQAAAQALSPLGPSAMFYLAAAVSDFYVPVSEMPEHKIQSSGGPLQITMKMVPKMLSPLVKDWAPKAFIISFKLETDPSIVIGRARKALEVYRHQVVVANILESRRSSVVIVTKDSETKLLLSEEEIEKGIEIEEKIVDNLQSRHTAFIGGKN from the exons ATGGCGGAAGTAGACCTGGTCGCCGAGTTCCCCCAACCGGCCGGTGCTGCGCGCTGTGCGGAG ACCTGGTTATCGGCTCTGCGACCTTCCGGTCCAGCTCTTTCGGGCCTTCTGTGCCTGGAGGCGGAGGAGAAGATGCTCCCGGGCTTCGCTGCGGCCCTGCGGAGCTACCAGGAAGCCGCGGCTGCCGGCACCTTCTTGGCCGTAGAGTTCACCACTTTGGCGGACTATTTGCATCTGCTGCAGGCTGCCGCCCAGGCGCTCAGTCCTCTAG GCCCCTCTGCGATGTTTTACCTGGCTGCGGCCGTGTCAGATTTCTATGTTCCTGTCTCTGAAATGCCTGAACACAAGATCCAGTCATCTGGGGGTCCACTGCAG ATAACAATGAAGATGGTGCCAAAAATGCTTTCTCCTTTGGTTAAAGACTGGGCTCCCAaagcatttataatttcctttaagTTGGAAACAGATCCCTCCATTGTAATTGGTCGTGCACGGAAGGCTTTGGAAGTTTATCGACATCAAGTGGTGGTGGCCAATATCCTAGAGTCACGACGGTCCTCTGTGGTTATTGTAACCAAAGACTCGGAAACCAAGTTATTGCtatcagaagaagaaatagaaaaaggcaTAGAGATAGAAGAGAAGATAGTGGATAATCTTCAGTCACGACACACAGCTTTTATAGGTGGCAAAAACTGA
- the PPCS gene encoding phosphopantothenate--cysteine ligase isoform X1 translates to MAEVDLVAEFPQPAGAARCAEVMARFAAALGAEGRRVVLITSGGTKVPLEARPVRFLDNFSSGRRGAASAEAFLAAGYGVLFLYRARSAFPFAHRFPPQTWLSALRPSGPALSGLLCLEAEEKMLPGFAAALRSYQEAAAAGTFLAVEFTTLADYLHLLQAAAQALSPLGPSAMFYLAAAVSDFYVPVSEMPEHKIQSSGGPLQITMKMVPKMLSPLVKDWAPKAFIISFKLETDPSIVIGRARKALEVYRHQVVVANILESRRSSVVIVTKDSETKLLLSEEEIEKGIEIEEKIVDNLQSRHTAFIGGKN, encoded by the exons ATGGCGGAAGTAGACCTGGTCGCCGAGTTCCCCCAACCGGCCGGTGCTGCGCGCTGTGCGGAGGTTATGGCTCGCTTCGCAGCCGCACTGGGCGCGGAGGGCCGGCGGGTGGTGTTGATCACGTCAGGCGGCACTAAGGTCCCACTGGAAGCGCGGCCAGTGCGCTTCTTAGATAACTTCAGTAGCGGGCGGCGCGGAGCAGCCTCGGCCGAGGCCTTCTTGGCTGCAGGCTACGGGGTCCTGTTCCTATATCGCGCTCGCTCTGCCTTCCCTTTTGCCCACCGCTTCCCGCCTCAGACCTGGTTATCGGCTCTGCGACCTTCCGGTCCAGCTCTTTCGGGCCTTCTGTGCCTGGAGGCGGAGGAGAAGATGCTCCCGGGCTTCGCTGCGGCCCTGCGGAGCTACCAGGAAGCCGCGGCTGCCGGCACCTTCTTGGCCGTAGAGTTCACCACTTTGGCGGACTATTTGCATCTGCTGCAGGCTGCCGCCCAGGCGCTCAGTCCTCTAG GCCCCTCTGCGATGTTTTACCTGGCTGCGGCCGTGTCAGATTTCTATGTTCCTGTCTCTGAAATGCCTGAACACAAGATCCAGTCATCTGGGGGTCCACTGCAG ATAACAATGAAGATGGTGCCAAAAATGCTTTCTCCTTTGGTTAAAGACTGGGCTCCCAaagcatttataatttcctttaagTTGGAAACAGATCCCTCCATTGTAATTGGTCGTGCACGGAAGGCTTTGGAAGTTTATCGACATCAAGTGGTGGTGGCCAATATCCTAGAGTCACGACGGTCCTCTGTGGTTATTGTAACCAAAGACTCGGAAACCAAGTTATTGCtatcagaagaagaaatagaaaaaggcaTAGAGATAGAAGAGAAGATAGTGGATAATCTTCAGTCACGACACACAGCTTTTATAGGTGGCAAAAACTGA